ACTGGCGGGTGCACACCATCAGCCGGGTCGAAGGCAACAAGGTCGAGCTCAGCTATCGCCCGGTCATCACCGAGCCGCTCACTACCGAAGAGCAGGGCGGTATCGCCTTGAAAAAGATCGCACCGAAAGAAAGGACATTCTGATGAAGATCAAATCGCTGGTTCTCGATGCAAAACGACTGTCTCTTCTTGGCGCACTTTTGGCGGCTGGTATGGTTTCGGCCTGTGGGTCTTCGCCCGAAAACGAAGCAAAAGCAGCGGCATTCCGTGCCTGTGTTGCTGACGCTGGCATTAGTGGCCCCTTTACCACCAGTCTGGTGAGGAACAGTGCTGGCGCCCTCTCTGCAAAGGTTGAAGCATCGGGCAACGTGACACAGGCTCGGGCGGACAAAGCCAACGCCTGCATACGTGCGAAAGGTTTGTAGGACATGGTACAACTGACACTCCCCAAGAACAGCCGCCTCACCACCGGCAAGACCTGGCCCAAGCCCGAAGGCGCGACCAATCTGCGCAAGTTCCAGATTTACCGCTGGAATCCCGATGACGGGCAGAACCCGCGGGTAGATACCTATTTCGTCGATATGGACGATTGCGGGCCGATGGTTCTGGACGCGCTCATCTATATCAAGAACAAGGTCGATGCGACGCTGACCTTCCGCCGTTCGTGCCGCGAGGGGATCTGCGGCTCCTGTGCGATGAATATCGACGGGATCAACACGCTGGCCTGTATCTATGGCATGGACGAGATCAAGGGCGACGTGAAAATCTATCCGCTGCCGCATATGCCGGTGGTCAAGGACCTGATCCCCGACCTGACGCATTTCTATGCCCAGCACGCCTCGATCATGCCCTGGCTGGAAACCAAGACCAACCGCCCGGCCAAGGAGTGGAAACAGTCGATCGAGGATCGTCGCAAGCTGGACGGTCTCTATGAATGCGTCATGTGCGCGTCCTGCTCGACCTCGTGCCCCAGCTACTGGTGGAACGGTGACCGCTACCTCGGCCCTGCCGCGCTGCTGCATGCCTATCGCTGGATCATCGACAGCCGGGACGAGGCAACGGGTGAACGCCTGGACAATCTGGAAGACCCGTTCAAGTTGTATCGCTGCCATACCATCATGAATTGCGCTAAAACCTGCCCGAAAGGGCTGAACCCGGCCAAAGCGATTGCCGAAATTAAGAAAATGATGGTGGAGCGCACTGTTTGAACGATATAGGGTCGGCATAGTATTAATTTTCATGTGTGATGGAAATGCCGACCCTAACTGAACTAAACTCCGAATACAGCGTTGTCTCCAGTGGGCTTGCACAGAGTGGGCCTCAGAACGCCGCGCTCTCTGATGGGCGACAAGTCGTAACCTGGCAGACCAGAACCGGTTTGCTTTACTTCAAAATCGTGGATTCAGAAGGCAAGTCCACGGGCTCTTCAACGCTGGTCTCGACTATCGTTGGACCGAATTCCCCTAGTGATGTCAAAACGTTGTCGGATGGCAGCTTTATTGTCGTCTACACAGAGCAAATCTCTTCGAACAACAGCGAAATTCGTGCGACCCGCTATTCGGACACGGGTCAGAAGATCGGTACAGAGATGAATCTGATGACCGATGCCAGGGAAATCCTGTTTGCTCCAACGGTCACCTCTCTTTCTGATGGTGGGTTTGCCGTATTATCGGGCGGATACAGTTCGAGCGATAGCGATCATTCGACTTTTGTCAGGGCTTTCGATATAGATGGCACGCCGCGCGGGCCGATGGCTCAACTGGATTTGACCACTGCGGGCAAACAGGTTTTCCCCGAAGCGGTTGGTGTCGAAAATGGCGGCCTGGTTGCTGTCTGGACTTCTGGAACCGGCGATGGCTCTGGCACCTCGGTCAAGATGCGACTTGTCGATGGAAACGGGGTTCCTCAGGGACGCGAAATACAAGTCAATCAATACACGCCTAGCGATCAACAAGAGCCGGCAATCGCGCGTCTTGATGACGGCAGTGTCATCGTTGTCTGGCATTCGAAGGGTCAGGATGGCAGCGAAGGTTCAATCATCGCGCGTCACTTTTCGGCCCAAGGTGTCCCGCAGGGAAACGAATTCATCGTAAACGTGACACGCGCAGGTGAGCAGACGCTGCCAACCGTGGTCGCCTTGAACGAGGGCGGGTTCGTTGTCGCCTGGACGAATCTCACGTCTCGCCCGGATACGATGGCACGACAGTATGATTACAATTTGCGTCCTGTGACCGGAGAAATCAAACTGTCTCAGGGAAGCCTCTCCCGCGATATTGGGCCCGAGCTTTCCGCATTGTCCAACGGCGGTGTCGGATTTGTCTGGATGGACATTTCCGTCGTCGCTTCCTTGCCCACCCTTGGTGTCGAGGTTCGAACAACCCATCCTTCGGATTTCAACCCGACCGAGGGGAATGATCTGCTTTCGGGCGACGCCGGCAACAACAGGATCTTTGCCCGTGATGGAGACGATTGGGTCTCACCCGGAATAGGGTCGGACACGGTCGATGGTGGCGCGGGCAACGATATGGTCAGTTTCATTGATCACCGGCAGGCTGTACGTGTCGATTTGTCAGAGGGCCGGGTGACGTCGGGTCGGGATATCAACCATTTGTCGAATGTCGAAAACGTCACCGGGTCAAGCTTTGCCGATTACATCGTCGGTGACGATGGCGATAACCGTTTGCGTGGTGCCGGCAGCTATGACTGGTTCATTGGATCGGACGGCGCTGACTTCTACGATGGCGGTTCCGGTCGCGATATGGTCAGCTACGTCTCTTCCTCTGGTGCGGTTCAGGTGGATCTGACCCGTGGGCGGGGCCAGGGTGGGATGGCCGAGGGGGATCGTTACCAGAGTATCGAACGCGTGACGGGTTCGTCGTTCGAAGATCACCTAACAGGTGATGCCGGTGATAATGACTTGCGCGGGCTGGGCAGCTACGATTGGTTTGTAGGCACCGCAGGTCGCGACCGCTACGACGGCGGCTCTGGGCTGGATATGATCAGCTATGCATCGTCATCCGCCGCCGTTTCCGTAGACCTGTCACAGGGACGGGGAACAAGAGGCGATGCAGCTAAAGACAGTTATGTCAGCGTCGAACGCGTTACTGGCAGCAGTCATGACGATGTCCTGATTGGTGATGACGGTCGAAACGTGCTGCGCGGTCTCTATGGCGAGGACACATTGTTGGGCAATGCAGGCGTTGATCGTCTGCATGGCGGTGCGTCCGATGACTTTCTGGATGGTGGTGCCGGTTGGGACTTTGCCATCTTTGACGGCAATCGCGACGACTACAATGTAACCCGGCAAGGAGAGCGAACACTGGTTGAGCGCGTGTCGCCTGGAAACGAGGGGATCGACACTCTCGTCAATATCGAAGTTATCCAGTTTCAAGACGACTTTCTCTACCTGTAGGTCGGGTCGGTCATCTTTGCATAAGCAAGTAAGTCAAGCGCACCTCAGGTGCGGTGCGCTTGACCGCGGATCACTCTTCAGACAGCAAACTGGGGGGTTTGCGCGTATCTCCTCGAAACACCCATGAAGAGGATATGACCGGTCCCGCACGGGATTGACCGGTGCCGGGTCGGTTCGTTCTGACATTGCTTTTCGCGGTCAACCTCATGCAGTTCATGCATGGCTAGTCTGCTGCTTTGGGGGATGCGGTAGGTGTGCCCCGAGTTTAAATTGAGGCGCAGGGAGGGGCCAAATCTGACACAAAGGATGACGCCCATGAAAGCCGCAAACAAACCCGCCAGCCCCCAAATCCCCGCGCATCAGGCGCTGGCCCTGCTTGAGCAGGCCTGGGCCTATTACACACCCGAGCCGGTCCCGGCTGCACAGGAAGAGCAACCCGACCTGTTCCAATACGCCAACGCAGCCTGAGCACGGATTGCCGATGCGAGCATGACGAGATAGGACGGGAGCATGCCCGTCCTTCTTCTGATCCTGGCGCTTGGCGTGTTTGCCTATTTCTTCTGGCGCGCCCGCAGTACCACACTGTCCCGCAATTGCCGTTGGCGGCTGGATCGCAGGCGGGGCGATTGGGCCTGCGCATATTGCGGGGGGCGTATGGCGGGGCCTGTGGATAAGCCGCCAACCTGTTGCGTGCAAACAGCAAATCGAGGCAGGTAGGCAGAATTTTCCGGTCCGCGAAAATTCCTCTTGAAACGACTCATCTTTGGGCAGATATCGCGATTCAAGACGCCAACGCACGCGCCTCTGTCGTAAGGGACGCACCCTATGGTTACGCAGCGACGGTAACGTCTCCACTTTTGCCGCACGGCTCTGCCGCGTCTGTTGGAGATGACCTTGAACGCAGTTGTAACCGGGCCCTTGGCCTGCGAAAGCGCGACTCTGTCCCGCGCCGAAACCTTTATTCTGGCCAATCGTTTCGATCGCCCCACGCTGGTGATTGACACCCAGGCCGTCGCCCGCCAGTTCGCCGCGCTGGCGCAGGGGCTTGGCCGCGCGGGTATCCACTATGCGGTCAAGGCGAACCCGCTGCCGGAAATCCTGTCGACGCTGGCTCGCTTGGGCAGCAACTTCGACGCCGCCTCGCGCGTCGAGATCGAGCTGTGCCTGGCCGCAGGTGCCTCGGCTGACCGTATTTCCTTTGGCAACACGGTCAAGAAACCGGCCGATATCGCCTGGGCGCATGCCGCCGGGATCGCGCTATTTGCCGCCGATGCCGAAGACGAGTTGGACAAGATCGCAGCCCATGCACCGGGCGCAAAGGTCTATATCCGCATGATCGTCGAGGCCTGTCAGGCCGACTGGCCGCTCAGCCGCAAATTCGGTTGCGCGCCTGACAAGGCCATCGCTGTCCTCGACTATGCGCGCTCTGTCGGTCTCGACCCGGTTGGCCTGTCCTTTCATGTGGGCTCGCAAACCCGGCGCGCCGAGATGTGGGTTCCGGTTCTGGATCAGGTGGCCGCTGTCTGGCACGCTGCCCGCGCAGCAGGGCATGATCTGAGCCTGCTGAATATCGGCGGTGGCTTCCCGGCCTTCTATGGTCAGGAAGTGGATGCGCCCGAACTCTACGCCGCCGAGGTGATCCGCCTGGTGGGCGAGCGGTTTGGTGATGTGGGGCAGATCATGGCCGAGCCGGGCCGCGGCATGGTGGCCGAGGCTGGTGCGATCGCGGCCGAGGTTCTGCTCGTCTCGCGCAAATCCGGCCATGACCTGCACCGCTGGGTCTATCTGGATATCGGCAAATTCTCGGGCCTGGCCGAAACCATGGACGAAGCGATCCGCTATCAGTTTCTGACCGAGCGTGAGCATGAGCCGACAGGCCCCTGCATCCTGGCTGGTCCCTCCTGCGATAGCGCCGATGTGCTTTATGAAAAGAAACCGGTTCAGCTGCCGCTGGGTCTGCGCGATGGCGACCGGATCGTGATCCGCAATTGCGGCGCCTATACCTCGACCTATGCCAGCGTCGGCTTCAACGGTTTCCCGCCACTTGACGTTGTCGCGATCTGAGGCATCGCTGTCGGAGACGGCCTTGCGCCGTCTCCGTTCCGACGGCTTTATGGGGCGGTAGCCAGACAGGTGACCGCCCGATGACCGATGCCCCCGCCGATGCCCCTTTGGATGCCGATGCCCGCCGCGCCGTAAAGCCGGTGATCTGTTATCCCAACGACAGTCTTCCACGCCCCGACCTGGCTCTCTATCGCGCAGC
The window above is part of the Ruegeria pomeroyi DSS-3 genome. Proteins encoded here:
- a CDS encoding type III PLP-dependent enzyme, coding for MTLNAVVTGPLACESATLSRAETFILANRFDRPTLVIDTQAVARQFAALAQGLGRAGIHYAVKANPLPEILSTLARLGSNFDAASRVEIELCLAAGASADRISFGNTVKKPADIAWAHAAGIALFAADAEDELDKIAAHAPGAKVYIRMIVEACQADWPLSRKFGCAPDKAIAVLDYARSVGLDPVGLSFHVGSQTRRAEMWVPVLDQVAAVWHAARAAGHDLSLLNIGGGFPAFYGQEVDAPELYAAEVIRLVGERFGDVGQIMAEPGRGMVAEAGAIAAEVLLVSRKSGHDLHRWVYLDIGKFSGLAETMDEAIRYQFLTEREHEPTGPCILAGPSCDSADVLYEKKPVQLPLGLRDGDRIVIRNCGAYTSTYASVGFNGFPPLDVVAI
- a CDS encoding succinate dehydrogenase iron-sulfur subunit: MVQLTLPKNSRLTTGKTWPKPEGATNLRKFQIYRWNPDDGQNPRVDTYFVDMDDCGPMVLDALIYIKNKVDATLTFRRSCREGICGSCAMNIDGINTLACIYGMDEIKGDVKIYPLPHMPVVKDLIPDLTHFYAQHASIMPWLETKTNRPAKEWKQSIEDRRKLDGLYECVMCASCSTSCPSYWWNGDRYLGPAALLHAYRWIIDSRDEATGERLDNLEDPFKLYRCHTIMNCAKTCPKGLNPAKAIAEIKKMMVERTV